GCCATgtgcttggccaaaaaaaaaaaaaaattaaataaagtttgATATAATGGTgtgttttaatattcaaatatttttaatattttaaaacatttcaatacaatattaaaagataaaaataatttaaaggtaatttaaattaaatggatatcaattatattaaaaataaatttaaaaatataaaaagtaagatGCTACGAGTTTTTAAACATTCCTACTTTTCAGTTCTTCAGAATTTCTCCTAAGGTTGTTCAACACATCAATAAttatgtcaaggagttcccatattggggagtggaaactaatccaactaggaacaatgaggtttgatacctggcctcactcattggattaaggatccagcattgccatgagctgtggtgtaggtcgcagatgtcaCTGGGTATGatgtagctgtgctgtaggcaggcatctgcagctccaattagacccttagcttgggaaccttcatatgccattggtgcggccccaaaaagaaagaaaagaaaattatgtcaagtgctaaatagaaaaaatttgaaaatatctatatGACTATTAgccagtgaaattaaaaaatattttctaatatgaagTAAAGTTAAAAGTTAGGTATAAAGAACAAATATGATGAGAATAATTTAAGTCTTTCAATGATTTTGACCAGTCttgaatgattatttttaaatatatccatACTTTGgtgttattatattatataaattttattttaatatgtaatttaatatgtttttatttatgtaagtcAAATATTACCCTAAAAGTCACTCTGCCAACTTAGTTTGCAAGATTTAGTTataaaggtaaattaaaattcaatagcTATTACGTTTCATTCATAGCTTAAAACTTTGTGTCATTCCTAACTGTGCATTGAATATAAACAGTAAGctttgtactttctttttctattgataAAATAGAGATATCCATGGACTATATAAATAGATACACAGTATACCTGTGTTTACATAATTTCATGGGGTcatagttaggaaaaaaaaaaatctaaaaaggctctgtagagagaggaagggaaggcaaTAGTGAAAAAGAAACGGCTGAGAAATGTTGCCCTAACCCACTTGGAGAGTGCAagtgaaaagcagaaacagaactAGAAAGTAAGAGGGGAcattcagaaaatggaaatgaattcgTTCCTATTTAAGACACAGCCCTGAGGGAAGGTCTTCAGACATCCTAGAGAGCAGGGTCACAGAGTCACCCACCTTGGCCAGGACAGCAGCATCTGCAAGGTCCCCAATGGCCCCAACCTCAGCCTTCCTCACGGCCCTGGTGCTACTCAGCTGCAATGCCATCTGCTCTCTGGGCTGTGACCTGCCTCAGACCCACAGCCTGGCTCACACCAGGGCCCTGAGGCTCCTGGCACAAATGAGGAGAATCTCCCCCTTCTCCTGCCTGGACCACAGAAGGGACTTTGGATCCCCTCATGAGGCTTTTGGGGGCAACCAGGTCCAGAAGGCTCAAGCCATGGCTCTGGTGCATGAGATGCTCCAGCAGACCTTCCAGCTCTTCAGCACAGAGGGCTCGGCTGCTGCCTGGGATGAGAGCCTCCTGCACCAGTTCTGCACTGGACTGGATCAGCAGCTCAGGGACCTGGAAGCCTGTGTCATGCAGGAGGCGGGGCTGGAAGGGACCCCCCTGCTGGAGGAGGACTCCATCCTGGCTGTGAGGAAATACTTCCACAGAC
The nucleotide sequence above comes from Phacochoerus africanus isolate WHEZ1 chromosome 2, ROS_Pafr_v1, whole genome shotgun sequence. Encoded proteins:
- the LOC125119969 gene encoding interferon alpha-1-like, with the protein product MAPTSAFLTALVLLSCNAICSLGCDLPQTHSLAHTRALRLLAQMRRISPFSCLDHRRDFGSPHEAFGGNQVQKAQAMALVHEMLQQTFQLFSTEGSAAAWDESLLHQFCTGLDQQLRDLEACVMQEAGLEGTPLLEEDSILAVRKYFHRLTLYLQEKSYSPCAWEVVRAEVMRVFSSSTNLQDRLRKKE